The Myxococcaceae bacterium genome includes a region encoding these proteins:
- the atpD gene encoding F0F1 ATP synthase subunit beta — translation MAEALLDGRVTQVIGPVVDVEFPPESLPKILTALTLENNLVLEVAQHVGENTVRCVAMDSTNGLVRGAQVRNTGAPIQVPVGKATLGRIMNVIGEPVDEQGPIESTQFNSIHREPPSFTEQSTEVSVLETGIKVVDLLAPYARGGKIGLFGGAGVGKTVLIMELINNIGKGHGGLSVFAGVGERTREGRDLYNEMCESGVIKINEETGKVISEESKVALVYGQMNEPPGARARVALSGLTVAEHFRDEHHQDVLLFVDNIFRFTQAGSELSALLGRIPSAVGYQPTLANEMGMLQERITTTKNGSITSVQAIYVPADDLTDPAPATTFAHLDATTVLSRSIADLGIYPAVDPLDSTSRILSPDILGQEHYDVTRKVQSILQRYKDLQDIIAILGMDELSIEDKQTVARARKVQRFLSQPFHVAEVFTGSPGKYVKLEDTVRGFKEIIEGKYDDIPEQAFYMVGTIEEALEKAKKL, via the coding sequence ATGGCAGAGGCATTGTTAGACGGTCGAGTGACGCAGGTGATTGGCCCTGTGGTAGATGTGGAATTCCCCCCTGAATCACTGCCCAAAATCCTGACCGCCCTAACTCTTGAAAACAATCTCGTGCTTGAAGTCGCCCAACACGTCGGTGAAAACACGGTCCGCTGTGTGGCCATGGATTCCACAAATGGCTTGGTCAGAGGCGCTCAAGTACGCAACACAGGTGCTCCCATTCAAGTACCCGTGGGGAAAGCCACCCTGGGGCGCATCATGAACGTGATTGGTGAGCCGGTCGATGAACAAGGCCCCATCGAAAGCACTCAATTCAACTCCATTCACCGAGAACCACCCAGTTTTACCGAGCAAAGCACAGAGGTTAGCGTTCTCGAAACTGGTATCAAAGTTGTTGATCTACTCGCACCTTACGCTCGAGGCGGTAAAATCGGCCTGTTCGGGGGAGCTGGTGTCGGAAAGACCGTTCTGATCATGGAACTGATTAACAACATCGGTAAAGGCCATGGCGGTCTCTCTGTATTTGCAGGAGTCGGAGAACGAACCCGTGAAGGGCGTGACCTTTACAACGAGATGTGCGAATCCGGTGTGATTAAAATTAACGAAGAAACCGGCAAGGTCATTTCCGAGGAAAGTAAAGTGGCTTTGGTTTACGGCCAAATGAATGAGCCACCCGGAGCTCGTGCTCGTGTTGCGCTTTCGGGATTGACGGTTGCCGAGCATTTCCGCGATGAACATCACCAAGATGTGCTGCTTTTTGTGGACAATATCTTTCGGTTTACACAGGCAGGTTCCGAACTCTCTGCTTTACTCGGACGCATTCCTTCCGCTGTAGGTTATCAGCCTACCTTGGCGAATGAAATGGGAATGCTTCAGGAACGTATTACCACCACTAAAAACGGCTCCATTACCTCGGTTCAAGCCATTTATGTTCCTGCGGACGATTTGACCGACCCAGCACCTGCTACCACATTCGCGCATTTAGACGCTACGACCGTACTCAGTCGCTCCATCGCAGACTTGGGAATCTACCCCGCAGTCGATCCTCTTGATTCAACAAGTCGAATTTTATCGCCCGATATTTTGGGACAGGAACATTACGATGTCACTCGTAAGGTCCAATCGATTCTTCAACGCTACAAAGATTTGCAGGACATCATTGCGATCCTAGGGATGGATGAACTTTCGATCGAAGACAAACAAACCGTCGCACGAGCTCGAAAAGTTCAGCGTTTCTTATCACAACCGTTTCATGTGGCAGAAGTCTTTACGGGAAGTCCGGGTAAATACGTCAAGCTGGAAGATACCGTTCGGGGATTTAAAGAAATTATCGAGGGCAAATACGACGATATCCCAGAGCAAGCCTTTTATATGGTCGGAACCATCGAAGAGGCCTTGGAAAAGGCCAAAAAGTTATGA
- a CDS encoding DUF1566 domain-containing protein, translating into MVSRCLLVACLGALAVSSLAGMVNLTSVDAATSASWVQLFENRLLTRADAQALSLSGIRGVLEALAPQIKAQPGYTGIFIANCSLYVNTILERVSCNISSPEAAVLSVAPLLTNQTRLPWDYAYEITRSHIVLVNAWVDWTGRLALYDEDYAIAAYPRIATCSASITHTETNPSLTEAPSASLTQSHRVSESLSPSRSPSLSPSVSGTRTLEPILTRTESDDGSMSDTNSRSQILSASPSLSPSVSGTRTLEPTLTRTESDDGSMSDTNSRSQTLSASPSPEPSRSSTQTGSCAKTLSSSSSLSLSPNLSWTESATPSEDPSSSVTLYNGLFAAWHRSTGVYADGTSQPTRYSTSNGVVTDALTGLQWQLSPSASVMSWGNGVSSCAAASTGGYSDWRLPNNVELLTLVDYTIASTGSTPGINAVFSGTPLNYFYTSTPLVGSASKNPWWVSFGQNACYSGFLESLEYNPSCTPAVASQGYVRCVRSPSEAPLPLNRYTIESGAALGTVTDQVTGLIWQKVAPTSGGPNGNGLYTQSQAIAYCSSLNLGGSGAGTWRLPTNRELQTLVDYSKAYGSLMMDTTVFSGEPASGFWSSLVESASREWGVHFGVGLVYTSYFTNTYFVRCVR; encoded by the coding sequence ATGGTTTCTAGATGTCTGCTGGTTGCTTGTTTGGGAGCTCTGGCTGTTTCGAGTTTAGCCGGTATGGTGAATTTGACTTCCGTGGACGCTGCTACCTCGGCTTCTTGGGTGCAGCTGTTTGAAAATCGTTTGCTCACTCGAGCGGATGCCCAAGCTTTATCATTGAGCGGCATCCGAGGAGTTTTAGAGGCCTTAGCGCCTCAAATCAAAGCGCAGCCCGGTTACACGGGGATCTTTATCGCAAATTGCTCGCTGTACGTGAATACGATTCTCGAACGAGTGAGTTGCAATATCAGTTCTCCAGAAGCGGCGGTGCTAAGCGTGGCCCCTCTTTTGACGAATCAGACGCGTTTGCCTTGGGACTACGCCTACGAAATTACGCGGAGTCACATTGTGCTGGTGAATGCATGGGTAGACTGGACGGGTCGATTGGCGTTGTATGACGAAGACTATGCGATTGCGGCCTACCCACGAATCGCGACCTGCAGTGCATCGATCACGCATACGGAGACAAACCCGAGCCTGACGGAGGCTCCGAGCGCTTCGCTCACCCAAAGCCACCGTGTAAGCGAATCGCTGAGCCCGAGTAGAAGTCCGAGTCTTTCACCAAGTGTTTCCGGTACACGAACTCTTGAACCGATTTTGACGCGAACGGAAAGCGACGATGGGAGCATGAGCGACACGAACAGTCGAAGCCAGATCCTCAGCGCGAGCCCGAGTCTTTCACCAAGTGTTTCCGGTACACGAACTCTTGAACCGACTTTGACGCGAACGGAAAGCGACGATGGGAGCATGAGTGACACGAACAGTCGAAGCCAGACCCTCAGCGCGAGTCCGAGTCCTGAGCCCAGTCGATCATCGACCCAGACCGGCAGCTGCGCCAAGACGTTGAGCAGCAGCTCAAGTCTCAGCCTTTCGCCGAACCTTAGTTGGACAGAATCCGCCACTCCCAGCGAAGATCCAAGTTCCAGTGTAACTCTATACAATGGTCTCTTTGCCGCCTGGCATCGAAGTACCGGAGTCTATGCGGATGGCACGAGCCAACCGACTCGCTATTCGACGAGCAACGGCGTGGTAACGGATGCTCTAACAGGCTTGCAATGGCAACTAAGTCCAAGTGCGTCCGTGATGAGTTGGGGCAATGGGGTCTCTTCCTGCGCGGCTGCTTCTACCGGAGGCTATTCGGATTGGAGGCTTCCGAATAACGTGGAGTTACTCACCTTGGTGGACTATACGATTGCTTCTACAGGCTCGACGCCTGGAATCAACGCGGTGTTTTCGGGGACTCCTTTGAACTATTTTTACACATCGACGCCTTTAGTAGGTTCTGCCAGCAAAAATCCATGGTGGGTGAGCTTTGGCCAGAATGCTTGTTATTCGGGTTTTCTGGAGAGCTTGGAATATAACCCGAGTTGTACGCCTGCGGTAGCTTCTCAGGGTTACGTTCGTTGTGTTCGATCGCCTTCAGAGGCACCTCTTCCTTTGAACCGATATACGATTGAAAGTGGCGCGGCATTAGGGACGGTGACCGATCAGGTCACGGGTTTGATTTGGCAGAAGGTAGCGCCTACCAGCGGGGGTCCGAATGGTAACGGGCTTTATACTCAATCGCAGGCTATCGCCTACTGCAGCAGTCTGAATCTAGGCGGTTCTGGAGCGGGAACGTGGCGCTTACCAACAAACCGAGAGCTACAAACGCTGGTGGATTACAGCAAGGCCTATGGAAGCTTGATGATGGATACGACGGTGTTTTCGGGGGAACCGGCGAGCGGGTTTTGGTCGTCTCTGGTTGAATCCGCGTCCCGCGAATGGGGTGTACATTTCGGTGTTGGCCTTGTCTACACGAGTTACTTTACTAATACTTACTTTGTCCGTTGTGTGCGTTGA
- a CDS encoding iron-sulfur cluster assembly accessory protein, whose product MSLLSIKRKKAIPLNPSFEAMPPLDASRLGITPAALQKLQNLLLAEPEASYFRVGLQGGGCSGLKPLFAIEKFVRESDHVIQEDSVTVCIDPRSMALLGGSWLDFDQGFKIQSPAFKRSCSCGESFSV is encoded by the coding sequence ATGTCTTTGCTATCGATTAAGAGAAAAAAAGCGATTCCTTTGAATCCGAGCTTTGAAGCGATGCCTCCGCTGGATGCATCACGCTTGGGAATCACTCCCGCTGCACTTCAAAAGCTTCAAAATTTACTCCTGGCAGAACCGGAAGCTTCTTACTTTCGCGTTGGGTTGCAGGGTGGGGGATGTTCAGGACTCAAGCCTTTGTTTGCGATTGAGAAGTTTGTTCGAGAAAGCGATCATGTGATCCAAGAGGATTCGGTCACAGTCTGCATCGACCCGCGCTCTATGGCGCTCTTGGGAGGTTCTTGGCTAGACTTTGACCAAGGCTTCAAAATTCAAAGTCCTGCTTTTAAAAGATCTTGCTCTTGCGGTGAGTCTTTTTCAGTGTAA
- the atpC gene encoding ATP synthase F1 subunit epsilon, which produces MIELEVVTPQRSLLKVLCESVALPGQQGEFQVLEGHTACLVALKPGTLAYGDQRLMVASGYAEVDSKRVTVICEGAAWPHEVDLASEKTLLEQLEAKLADRLVEDEHALREIQAQIASVAARIQIV; this is translated from the coding sequence ATGATCGAATTAGAGGTCGTAACCCCTCAACGTTCACTTTTGAAAGTTTTATGCGAATCGGTGGCTTTACCGGGCCAACAAGGTGAATTTCAGGTCCTTGAAGGCCATACAGCTTGCCTCGTTGCTTTAAAGCCCGGAACTCTGGCTTATGGGGATCAAAGACTCATGGTCGCTTCAGGTTATGCGGAAGTAGACTCCAAACGTGTCACGGTCATTTGTGAAGGAGCTGCCTGGCCGCATGAAGTGGATCTTGCTTCTGAGAAAACGCTATTGGAACAATTGGAAGCGAAATTAGCCGATCGCCTCGTAGAAGACGAGCACGCATTGCGTGAAATTCAAGCTCAAATTGCCAGTGTTGCGGCTCGAATCCAAATAGTATAG
- the tsaE gene encoding tRNA (adenosine(37)-N6)-threonylcarbamoyltransferase complex ATPase subunit type 1 TsaE, producing the protein MKFSWISESPEQTEAIGEILAKHVVPPITLALQGTLGAGKTALVRGLVRQFDSKCLVRSPTYALAHTYPTDPRVHHVDLYRVQNLDLLDLGIENLLDDAEAIVCIEWPDHLQNPLPEKCIQIEFKEGSQFHRELVFSFSKSFSSDWVLTLQHNLLETTSNAG; encoded by the coding sequence ATGAAGTTTTCATGGATCAGCGAATCTCCTGAACAAACGGAAGCGATAGGAGAAATCTTGGCAAAGCACGTGGTACCGCCGATCACTTTGGCTCTTCAGGGAACTCTAGGAGCCGGTAAAACCGCTTTGGTGCGTGGACTCGTTCGGCAATTTGATTCGAAGTGTCTTGTGCGAAGCCCAACCTACGCGCTTGCGCATACCTACCCGACGGACCCACGAGTTCACCATGTGGATTTGTACCGCGTTCAAAACTTAGACTTGCTGGATTTAGGGATTGAAAATCTTTTGGATGATGCTGAAGCGATTGTGTGCATCGAATGGCCGGATCATCTGCAGAATCCCCTTCCTGAAAAATGTATTCAGATTGAGTTCAAAGAAGGGTCGCAGTTCCATCGAGAACTTGTCTTTTCGTTTTCGAAATCATTTTCGAGCGATTGGGTCTTGACACTTCAGCACAACCTGTTAGAAACAACTTCGAACGCGGGGTAG
- the murA gene encoding UDP-N-acetylglucosamine 1-carboxyvinyltransferase — MDKLIIEGGKVLEGEVSVSGSKNASLPILAATLLASDESMVENVPHLADVATSAELLSRLGVRITEDQGIMILDARSISSLEATYDVVSKMRASVLVLGPLLARFGKAKVSLPGGCAIGARPIDMHLSGLEQLGAKVTLEHGYVEAEAPAGGLIGNRIVFDIPSVGATENLMMAACLAKGTTVLENAAREPEIEELAQALSTMGARISGAGSSMIQIEGVQNLKGMHHRVAPDRIESGTFIAIAAATRSNLLIRNIQPTHLSAALDCFQKAGCRFSEEPNMLRVMAPDRLKSVDVRTEPYPGFPTDMQAQFMACMSLADGTSHIEEHIWENRFMHTQELLRMGADISMHGNLAVVRGVAQLSGAQVMATDLRASASLIIAALAAEGVSEVSRIYHLDRGYVALEKKLSALGARIQRVTDQVRTQEDKPPAEAASFKLNADY, encoded by the coding sequence GTGGATAAGCTTATAATTGAAGGTGGCAAGGTACTTGAAGGGGAAGTGAGCGTTTCGGGTTCGAAAAATGCGTCTTTACCGATTTTGGCAGCGACTCTTTTGGCCAGCGATGAAAGCATGGTTGAAAACGTACCGCACCTAGCGGATGTTGCCACTTCCGCGGAGTTGCTTTCCCGGTTAGGAGTTCGCATCACGGAAGATCAGGGCATCATGATTTTAGACGCTCGATCCATTTCGAGCCTAGAAGCCACTTACGATGTTGTCAGCAAAATGCGAGCTTCTGTACTCGTCTTAGGACCCTTGCTGGCGCGATTTGGAAAAGCAAAAGTTTCCCTACCAGGCGGATGTGCAATCGGTGCACGCCCCATCGATATGCACTTAAGCGGTCTTGAACAATTGGGCGCAAAAGTGACGCTCGAGCATGGTTACGTCGAAGCAGAAGCTCCTGCTGGTGGTTTGATTGGGAATCGTATCGTCTTTGATATCCCGAGTGTTGGAGCTACTGAAAATCTCATGATGGCGGCTTGTTTGGCTAAAGGAACAACCGTTTTAGAAAATGCGGCTCGAGAGCCTGAAATCGAAGAATTAGCGCAAGCGCTGAGTACCATGGGAGCTCGTATTTCTGGGGCAGGCAGCAGCATGATTCAGATTGAGGGCGTCCAAAACCTGAAGGGGATGCATCATCGAGTAGCGCCGGATCGTATTGAATCAGGAACTTTTATTGCCATTGCGGCTGCCACCCGAAGCAACTTGCTCATACGCAACATCCAACCAACGCATCTAAGCGCTGCTTTAGACTGTTTCCAAAAAGCAGGCTGTCGTTTTTCGGAAGAGCCCAACATGCTTCGCGTTATGGCACCGGATCGTTTGAAATCGGTCGATGTGCGAACCGAGCCTTACCCGGGTTTTCCAACGGATATGCAAGCTCAGTTTATGGCTTGCATGTCTCTTGCGGATGGAACGAGTCACATTGAAGAACATATTTGGGAAAATCGATTTATGCATACCCAAGAACTCTTGCGCATGGGCGCAGATATTTCGATGCATGGAAATCTGGCTGTGGTCAGAGGCGTTGCACAGCTGAGTGGGGCGCAGGTCATGGCAACGGATCTTCGGGCTTCTGCGAGTTTGATCATCGCCGCTTTGGCGGCAGAGGGTGTGAGCGAAGTTTCCAGAATCTATCACTTGGATAGAGGTTACGTGGCTCTAGAGAAAAAACTCTCGGCGCTGGGTGCTCGCATTCAGCGAGTAACTGACCAGGTTCGAACACAGGAAGATAAGCCGCCTGCTGAGGCGGCTAGCTTTAAGCTAAACGCAGATTATTGA
- a CDS encoding twin-arginine translocase TatA/TatE family subunit, producing the protein MFGVGPWELMLVFAIVLLLFGGKRLPGIATGLGSAIRNFKNALKDCESEQPQKPKTPDQIA; encoded by the coding sequence ATGTTTGGTGTTGGCCCATGGGAACTCATGCTGGTATTTGCGATCGTTCTTCTCCTATTTGGAGGAAAACGTCTACCCGGGATTGCAACAGGACTTGGTAGCGCCATTCGAAATTTCAAGAATGCTTTGAAAGATTGCGAATCAGAACAACCCCAAAAACCAAAAACGCCAGACCAAATAGCATAG
- a CDS encoding CarD family transcriptional regulator produces the protein MIKFNVGDKVVYPAHGVAEVISIEVREMGGDPQTFYVLSILENSMRVMVPTPNVDQVGMREIVSSQEADQVFEILRKREKVVESTTWNRRHREYLEKIKSGSIFEVAKVLRDLYVLRGDKELSFGERKILDTARSLLVRELSLSKGISHEEVETKFRSIFRC, from the coding sequence ATGATCAAGTTTAATGTAGGGGATAAAGTGGTCTACCCCGCGCATGGGGTTGCTGAGGTTATCAGCATCGAGGTCAGAGAGATGGGAGGGGATCCGCAAACCTTCTATGTCTTGAGCATTCTAGAGAACTCGATGCGGGTCATGGTTCCGACTCCGAACGTTGATCAGGTTGGCATGCGCGAAATTGTGTCCAGCCAAGAAGCGGATCAGGTTTTCGAGATTCTTAGAAAACGTGAAAAAGTTGTTGAATCGACGACTTGGAATCGAAGGCATCGAGAATACCTTGAAAAGATTAAATCGGGTTCCATCTTTGAAGTCGCTAAAGTCTTACGAGACTTGTACGTTTTGAGGGGAGATAAAGAACTCAGTTTTGGAGAGCGAAAAATTTTAGATACGGCCCGATCTTTATTGGTTCGAGAGCTCAGTTTATCGAAAGGAATTTCGCATGAGGAAGTGGAAACTAAGTTTCGGTCGATTTTTCGCTGTTAG
- the prmC gene encoding peptide chain release factor N(5)-glutamine methyltransferase: MALADYQNFVKRRQTGEPVAYITGHREFYGYDFEVTPDVLIPRPDTELLVEAALKRLPTDRPLRVIDVCTGSGCVGIALARERPNLSVVAIDLSAEAAQVAQRNALRHQVAHRVEVRVGNLLDPVLGEGPSFDLLVANPPYIKPEAYPVLMPEVLNFEPQMALLGMGAEGLGHHEQILQKACKVLKKGAFVLMEIGYDQGPFFEGIGKVMQDLAGQDRVVEIVCG, from the coding sequence ATGGCTTTGGCAGATTATCAAAATTTTGTAAAGCGCAGACAAACAGGAGAACCTGTGGCCTATATCACAGGGCATCGTGAATTCTACGGTTATGATTTTGAGGTCACGCCGGACGTTTTAATCCCGAGACCCGATACCGAGCTGCTGGTTGAAGCTGCACTCAAGCGTTTGCCAACCGATCGACCTTTACGCGTCATTGATGTTTGCACAGGCTCGGGTTGCGTAGGCATCGCTTTGGCACGAGAGCGTCCCAATCTCTCCGTGGTAGCCATTGATCTCAGTGCTGAGGCCGCTCAGGTAGCTCAACGTAATGCGCTTCGCCATCAGGTAGCACATCGAGTAGAAGTACGAGTAGGAAATTTACTGGATCCCGTTTTGGGCGAAGGGCCTTCATTTGACCTCTTGGTTGCGAATCCTCCTTATATTAAACCCGAAGCTTATCCTGTCTTAATGCCCGAAGTTCTAAATTTTGAGCCCCAAATGGCCTTGCTTGGTATGGGAGCCGAAGGTTTGGGGCATCATGAGCAAATCCTCCAGAAAGCTTGCAAGGTATTAAAAAAAGGCGCTTTTGTTTTGATGGAAATCGGGTACGATCAAGGCCCATTTTTTGAAGGTATTGGTAAAGTTATGCAAGATCTTGCTGGGCAAGATCGGGTTGTGGAGATAGTCTGTGGATAA
- a CDS encoding Zn-dependent oligopeptidase, whose amino-acid sequence MFENLEVRCQTEQKKAEALRAKIVSGAKNPLNLYNQLEVHLDAMSSLPGLLSQVHPSQKVREEAERCEQQASQFITNLSLDRALYDRFAALKPHSLKSDSKRLLDKILQNFKRSGVNQDSATRAKIKVLEEQLTLIGQEFARNIREDKRSIEISHAHLKGLPSDFVASHPVQANGKVTISTDYPDSIPFMTYAEDANARKELYLQLNQRGYPKNVAILKQLIQKRYELAQLLGYPSFAEYVIEDKMMKTSQNASDFIHKISAIASMGAKKEYADLLAQKRQRDPSATEVYPYEKAYLEEKIRKARYQVDSQKVRSYFSFPKVRDGLLDLSAQLFELRFERVKQPEVWHPSVEVYQVSRGNRALGEIYLDLHPRDNKFKHAAQFTIQNGVKGKQLPIGALACNFSTDLMDHDQVVTFFHEFGHLMHHILGGNQPYIHFSGVSTEWDFVEAPSQFFEEWAWNPEVLQTFSQIPSDLVSKMRSADEFGKGIDTKRQMMLAELSLQYYWQHPESFEPMDTFSKLQAKYSDFAPMADTYMPMSFGHLVDYSAMYYTYMWSKVISKDFLSAFEANGLMDKQQAKRYRQLILEAGGSKDAAELVQDFLGRPYRFDAFQNWLEQGA is encoded by the coding sequence ATGTTTGAAAATCTAGAAGTACGGTGCCAGACCGAGCAAAAAAAAGCAGAAGCTCTTCGAGCAAAAATTGTTTCGGGTGCCAAGAATCCGTTGAATCTATACAATCAGCTTGAAGTTCATCTGGATGCGATGAGTTCATTGCCTGGCCTGCTCTCTCAAGTTCACCCTAGCCAAAAAGTTCGAGAAGAAGCCGAGCGGTGTGAGCAACAAGCCAGCCAATTTATCACGAATCTTTCGCTTGATCGCGCGCTCTACGATCGATTTGCAGCTTTAAAACCTCATTCCCTTAAAAGCGACTCCAAACGGCTTTTGGACAAAATTCTCCAAAACTTCAAACGCTCAGGAGTGAATCAAGACTCGGCCACAAGAGCGAAAATCAAAGTACTTGAAGAGCAATTGACCCTGATCGGGCAAGAGTTTGCACGCAATATCCGAGAGGACAAACGCTCGATTGAAATCTCGCACGCGCATTTAAAAGGCCTACCTTCGGATTTTGTCGCTTCGCATCCGGTTCAGGCAAACGGAAAAGTGACGATTAGCACGGATTATCCCGACTCGATCCCGTTCATGACCTACGCGGAGGACGCAAACGCTCGAAAAGAACTCTACCTTCAGCTAAATCAACGTGGCTACCCCAAAAATGTCGCTATTTTAAAACAGCTTATTCAGAAGCGTTATGAGCTTGCACAGCTGTTGGGTTATCCTAGTTTCGCAGAGTATGTCATTGAAGATAAAATGATGAAAACAAGCCAAAATGCATCTGATTTCATTCATAAAATCTCTGCCATTGCTTCCATGGGAGCTAAAAAAGAATACGCAGACTTGTTGGCTCAAAAGCGTCAACGGGATCCGAGCGCAACCGAAGTGTACCCCTATGAAAAAGCCTACCTGGAAGAGAAAATTCGAAAAGCTCGTTATCAGGTAGATTCGCAAAAAGTTCGATCTTATTTCAGCTTCCCCAAAGTTCGCGATGGACTCTTGGATTTAAGTGCTCAGCTTTTTGAACTTCGTTTTGAGCGAGTCAAGCAGCCTGAAGTATGGCATCCATCCGTTGAAGTTTACCAAGTAAGCCGAGGAAATCGAGCGTTGGGAGAGATTTACTTGGATTTGCATCCTCGAGATAATAAGTTCAAACACGCGGCTCAGTTCACCATTCAAAATGGCGTTAAAGGCAAGCAGCTTCCTATTGGCGCTCTGGCATGTAATTTTTCGACAGACTTAATGGATCACGATCAGGTCGTTACTTTCTTTCACGAATTTGGGCATTTGATGCACCATATCCTAGGAGGCAACCAGCCTTACATTCATTTTTCAGGCGTATCCACCGAATGGGATTTTGTGGAAGCACCTTCTCAGTTTTTTGAAGAATGGGCTTGGAATCCTGAAGTGCTGCAGACCTTTTCTCAGATTCCAAGCGATTTGGTGAGTAAAATGCGATCCGCTGACGAATTTGGAAAAGGCATCGATACGAAGCGGCAAATGATGTTGGCAGAGCTGAGTCTTCAATACTATTGGCAGCATCCTGAGTCTTTCGAGCCGATGGATACTTTCAGCAAATTGCAGGCAAAATATTCGGACTTTGCTCCGATGGCGGATACCTATATGCCCATGAGTTTTGGGCATTTGGTAGACTACTCGGCCATGTATTACACGTACATGTGGTCAAAAGTTATCTCAAAAGATTTTTTGAGCGCTTTCGAAGCGAATGGCTTAATGGATAAGCAACAAGCTAAACGCTATCGTCAGTTGATTTTAGAAGCAGGAGGTTCTAAGGACGCTGCAGAGCTGGTTCAAGATTTCTTAGGAAGACCCTATCGTTTTGATGCATTCCAGAACTGGCTCGAACAAGGAGCTTAA
- a CDS encoding ATP-binding protein yields MLSEIDLMEILNDWSFWEKAPSTADVHRDVELPKSLSADLVLIIQGVRRGGKSTLLQQIPAHYQFSLANCYYCNFEDPRLINCLNHELLGDIVRIARKDRPTNEPCYFFFDEIQHVFAWEKWLHMQLERPKHNYFVVTGSSSVLLSGEFDSALTGRHRTLQLYPFSFREYLKLFPERMLESYLMSGGFPRTLTHGEPKLLLQEYFNDILLRDVLRRVGARSVDPIKQVAKLAFDTCGSQLSYRKIAAITHLTVETVQNHLLACEQAYLLFNCSFFAFSEKKRLSRHKKFYPIDPGLRTAVTSNTSRDYGKALEQLVFLKLKQQCDQVYYWESPLGGEVDFVTVSGDTITPYQVTWQEAKPRHEKALGSFYESFPQANEAIIIQQQNAADFLLGP; encoded by the coding sequence GTGTTAAGCGAAATAGATTTGATGGAAATTTTAAATGATTGGAGCTTTTGGGAAAAAGCGCCTTCTACAGCCGATGTGCATCGAGATGTCGAACTACCCAAAAGTTTATCCGCAGATTTGGTATTAATTATCCAAGGGGTACGCCGTGGAGGTAAATCGACTTTACTGCAGCAAATACCAGCTCACTACCAGTTTAGTTTAGCAAACTGCTATTATTGCAATTTTGAAGATCCGCGTCTTATCAATTGTTTGAACCACGAACTACTGGGAGATATTGTACGAATCGCCCGGAAAGATAGACCCACCAACGAGCCATGCTATTTCTTCTTTGATGAGATCCAACATGTGTTTGCCTGGGAAAAATGGCTGCACATGCAGCTAGAAAGGCCAAAGCATAATTACTTTGTTGTCACAGGTTCAAGTTCTGTATTGCTCAGTGGGGAGTTTGATTCAGCTCTTACAGGGCGTCACAGAACACTCCAATTATATCCATTTTCGTTTAGGGAATATTTAAAATTGTTTCCAGAGCGAATGCTTGAGTCTTATTTGATGAGCGGAGGATTTCCTAGGACACTGACTCATGGTGAGCCCAAACTCTTGTTGCAGGAATATTTTAATGACATCCTTTTAAGAGATGTATTAAGGCGTGTTGGAGCTCGATCTGTTGATCCGATTAAACAAGTTGCTAAATTGGCGTTTGATACTTGTGGGTCACAATTAAGCTACAGAAAAATCGCTGCCATCACTCATTTAACTGTAGAAACGGTTCAAAACCATCTGTTGGCTTGTGAACAGGCTTATCTACTATTTAATTGTTCTTTTTTTGCATTCTCGGAAAAGAAACGTTTGAGCCGCCATAAAAAATTCTACCCCATTGATCCTGGTCTACGAACTGCAGTCACCAGCAACACAAGTCGTGATTACGGCAAAGCACTCGAGCAGCTTGTCTTTTTGAAATTAAAACAACAGTGTGATCAGGTGTACTACTGGGAATCGCCTTTGGGAGGCGAAGTGGATTTTGTTACGGTCTCTGGAGATACAATCACGCCTTATCAAGTCACCTGGCAGGAAGCGAAGCCCAGGCACGAGAAAGCACTGGGTAGCTTCTATGAATCATTTCCACAGGCGAACGAAGCCATAATCATTCAGCAACAGAATGCGGCTGACTTTCTATTAGGTCCTTAG